Proteins from a genomic interval of Oncorhynchus nerka isolate Pitt River linkage group LG13, Oner_Uvic_2.0, whole genome shotgun sequence:
- the LOC135574822 gene encoding uncharacterized protein LOC135574822 yields MNIFDLIQTSSPAPYSPTAQQPSNPTALQPSSPTALNPSSPTAQQPYSPAGIQPSSPTALQPSRSAALQPSSSTAQQAYSPAAQQPSSPTALQPSSPTALQAYSPAGLQPYSPAALQPSRPTALQPSSPTSQQAYSPTAQQDYSPAALQPYSPAGIQPSSPAALQPYSPAGLQPSSPTALQPSCPAALQPSSPRAQQAYSAAAQQPYSPTAQQVCSPAALQPYSQAAQQFYSPAGLQPSKSTARQGYSPASLQPSRSTAQQGYSPVSQQVYSPASLQPISPAGLQPSKSTAH; encoded by the coding sequence atgaatatatttgatttgatacagACCAGCAGCCCAgcgccctacagccctacagcccagcAGCCCAGCAACCCTACAGCCCTACAACCCAGCAGTCCTACAGCCCTAAACCCCAGCAGCCCTACAGCCCAGCAGCCCTACAGCCCAGCAGGCATACAGCCCagcagccctacagccctacagcccagcAGGTCTGCAGCCCTACAGCCCAGCAGCTCTACAGCCCAGCAGGCATACAGCCCAGCAGCCCAGCAGCCCagcagccctacagccctacagcccagcagccctacagccctacaggcCTACAGCCCAGCaggcctacagccctacagcccagcAGCCCTACAGCCCAGCaggcctacagccctacagcccagcAGCCCTACATCCCAGCaggcctacagccctacagcccagcAGGACTACAGCCCagcagccctacagccctacagcccagcAGGCATACAGCCCAGCAGCCCAGCAGCcttacagccctacagcccagcAGGTCTGCAGCCCagcagccctacagccctacagcccagcTGCCCAGCAGCCCTACAGCCCAGCAGCCCTAGAGCCCAGCAGGCATACAGCGCAGCAGCCCagcagccctacagccctacagcccagcAGGTCTGCAGCCCagcagccctacagccctacagccaaGCCGCCCAGCAGTTCTacagcccagcaggtctacagcccAGCAAGTCTACAGCCAGGCAGGGCTACAGCCCAGCAAGTCTacagcccagcaggtctacagcccAGCAAGGCTACAGCCCAGTATCCCAGCAAGTCTACAGCCCAGCAAGTCTACAGCCCATcagcccagcaggtctacagcccAGCAAGTCTACGGCCCATTAG